The genomic interval TTATCTTTAACATAATTAAATCTCTCTTTTTATtctcttctttttgttcttttCCTGCTCTACACTCTTATCCATACATATAGACCTTGGACCATGGGCTTTGTCCTTAATGGGCCTTGACATATCTAACTCGGCCCATTTATGATTTATCCAGGTAACAGAGGCCCAGGAAGAACTCCATTAGACTGGACCACAAGGCTAAAAATCGCCGCCGGAGCAGCAAGAGGATTAGCTTTCATCCACAGTTCCTGCAAATCTCTCCGGCTCATCCACGGCAATATCAAATCAACAAACATCTTAATAGACAAATCGGGTAATGCCCAAGTCTCAGATTTCGGATTGTCCCTATTCGGAGCCCCCCAACCTTCCAAATCCAACGGTTACCGTGCGCCGGAATCAAACGACGGTCGAAAACTCACGCAGAAATCCGACGTGTTCTCTTTTGGGGTTCTTTTATTAGAGCTTCTGACCGGTAAGTGTCCTTCGGCGGTGGATGGAGGTGGACCCGGGTGCGGGTACGGTGGGGTTGTGGATCTTCCGAGATGGGTTCAATCGGTGGTGAGAGAGGAGTGGACGGCGGAGGTTTTTGATTTGGAGCTAATGAGGTATAAAGATATTGAAGAAGAGATGGTGGGGTTGTTACAAGTGGCGATGACGTGTACAACTTCTAATCCTGATCAACGGCCCAGGATGAGCCAAGTGGTTAAGATGATTGATGAGATTCGTGGTGCTGAGGTGTCACCGAGTCATGATGTTGTTGACTCGGTTTCTGAGTCGCCTTCTGTGTCTGAAGGCACGTGTGGAGCGAGTCAGTGAACGAGTCGAGTAGGAAATagggaaaaaaaagaaagacaCCATTTTGTGTAAAtcacggtttttttttttaattagttattttatttatttttagtctttgtttacatttttatttgtaGTTTGTTTTATAACCTCAAAAGTCAAGTCAAGCCTAATTAAATCAATcgactaattaattattatatatatacctacAAATTTGGCTGTTTTGCATGTGATCATAGTTGTTGAGAAGGagcaatttatatataattggcATATTTAAACCAAAGATTTTCTTGTATATATTATTGGCATATTTTATTACCACTCACTTTGATGAGTAGAGTTTTGTGAATGGTGATTAGTGTTGTTCTTTCTTCCCAAACATTCATGTTTTGTGAAAAATATaacacaaaggaaagttcaTAAAGGGCTTCGATAATTTCAAGCAAAAGTATCAAAAACTGGTAAAGCAGTCAAAAACCAAGTCATAGTTTCCCTTGAGCACCGTGCAAGTATGAATTATATGAATTTGGAAAGAAAAAGGGTTTGTATTATAAGTTCATAACAGTTGAATCCCACTAAGAATTGTTTCCCATTTcatataaattaaacaaataaaatattaaattactatatatataattaagtattaagtTCCATATAATTTAGCTATCACAATCATTTATATGGTGTCACTTCTAAATAGTATTAGATATCTAATTACAATACTCGATATCTTAATATCAGTTTCCAcacattttaattaaataatataaaaatttattaactaattataaaaactatgtatatgtataatatttaatatcttaagatatgaaagagCAAGAAAAGCTCTTTAATGTATTAACAATGTAATGGAGTGGCAAACCATTTCAGGCTAGCTCAAGTAGCTATAGGAAGGTGCGtgtgtgttggaggtcctgggttcgaaTCCCAAGTTAtacaatgtaatatataaacacttaaatcaaaaaaaaaaaaaaaatgtaatggagtgacatatacaaaaaaaaaaaaaaatcaattaaacaAAATGAAGCACCAATATTGAGTACAAGAATGGTCATCACATCACTCTCATTTGTGTATCCCTAAACTTAATGGAAGTGCATAATTTTGGGGCCAAACTTGACAAGCCTATCCACAGCACTAGGCAAGAACTTCCTAGCAAATAAGAAGCAAAGATTAGTACCATTATCATTATACTCAcaattagtattattattattccttAAACCCCTCAAAAGCTCAACCGTTACATCTGTTCTCCAAAATCTAGCTGGGTGTGGACCACCCTTTGACCAGTCAACCCAAGTCAAACTCCTGTTGGAATTGCCCTCCCAAAACTTGATACTCACAAATGTTGGAAGGTAATGCTCATCAGCATAACAAGAGCCATGACAATACTTTTGGAAAATGGGAAAGTAGATTTGGTCAGAAACAACTTCAATGGCCAATTCTCGCCCCATTTCGAACCATTGAGACCCTTTTCTCCATTGCTTTAGGGAGATTTCGGGGTACATGTGGTAATTGTATCGGCCTCTTCCTACCGCCCCGGGCTCATCGTAGGCCATGACATGGTTTTTCTTGGCGTTTATTAGGTAATTGTAGACTGTTTTGAAGTCGAAGAGCGGGATACAAGCCTCAGAGAGGAGCACAAATCGTTGGTTCGATATGTCGAGTAGGGCATTCGCTAGTAGacgccgctcggcttcgatcATACTCACTTTTCCCCATCCTACTTCCTGaaattttgtatgaaataattagttaaaTTATTTGATACAACATACGTGTAGAAATCGATATTTAATTACAACAATCACTTGATACTTTTATTCAATATAATATTCTATAACAAACAACATCATAATAAAACATAACACATAATCAACTAGCTTAAATGATACTATTCTAGAATTTCATAATTACTTCTACATAATTTTCATAAGTAAATTTTTTGAAGAATATTAACACATAATTTAGTTGATAAAAACAAGAGATGATTAATATAGAAGTAATAATATGTGTACACCAAATATTATCTCAATATCAATCAATCAAATGTGATTTGCTGAAAATTACTCTACATCATATTTTGGTGCCTATTTTCTCTTATGCTAATATAATGTGGGATGTTGGTGAGAGTACTAATAATTAGtactattttctatttttggttGCCAATGTTTTGTTGTCATTGGGGTTTGGTAGTCATTTTTAGAAACTAATTAAACGTGTTAAGTACAAAAGATTGTGTGGGGAAGAACCAAATATAATTAGGACAATTacattattcttaatttttgttAGGTATGAGGTTTCATCTTACTACCtgaaaaataacaacaacaactagtTACCAAATACCATTTATTAGAGGAGAGGAGCATTGTTATGGGTCACTAAAGTGTCTAGTACCTTCATGATATAAtgtcttataattaaataccgATTTCCTATAAtctgtatttaattaaaaatagtgGAAGCCGATATCAAATTGCACTAATAGCAATATATTACACTTCATAAGGGTATTAGGCACAATCAACATTGCTATCGGACACTAATGATGCCTAACACTTTCTATAAGTGGTGTTCCACGATTAGTATTATCGATATTCTTTAAaagctatttttttaattataggagactcaatacttaattacaccaataataatatgataccGGTTAGAAGAAAGTCTTGCAAACACTAATAATTC from Cannabis sativa cultivar Pink pepper isolate KNU-18-1 chromosome 4, ASM2916894v1, whole genome shotgun sequence carries:
- the LOC133036612 gene encoding glycosyltransferase BC10-like, whose amino-acid sequence is MMKGSQNHNTKYSSMAILTRLTNVAQIHFINMLTYIILFGCGLTFGIILTTYMKEFSFNLQFTQFSISTSLPTYQNTTQLSPPLMISTTTTTTTQNDTTKEEEKEEIVIRPNISRRIGLDDYLTPPNVTHDMTDEELLWRASMAPKIPQYPFERVPKVAFMFLTRGPVFMAPFWDKFFEGHEGFYSIYVHSNPSYNGSVPQNSAFFGRRIPSKEVGWGKVSMIEAERRLLANALLDISNQRFVLLSEACIPLFDFKTVYNYLINAKKNHVMAYDEPGAVGRGRYNYHMYPEISLKQWRKGSQWFEMGRELAIEVVSDQIYFPIFQKYCHGSCYADEHYLPTFVSIKFWEGNSNRSLTWVDWSKGGPHPARFWRTDVTVELLRGLRNNNNTNCEYNDNGTNLCFLFARKFLPSAVDRLVKFGPKIMHFH